The following coding sequences lie in one Primulina huaijiensis isolate GDHJ02 chromosome 2, ASM1229523v2, whole genome shotgun sequence genomic window:
- the LOC140971196 gene encoding phenylacetaldehyde reductase-like, with translation MEERQGEVVCVTGGSGYIGSWLVQSLLLRGYTVHATVQNLKDDKETKHLESIAGAESRLRLFQMDLLDYSSILAAVSGASGVFHVASPCFFNPVSDPKCELLDPAISGTINVLTAAKDTGVRRVVVTSSTSSIMPSPNWPGDVVKNEDCWTDEEYCKQNGLWYALSKTLAEKAAWKFAAENGVDIVVVNPGTVMGPMIPPALNASMEMILRLLQGHEEAYENSYMGSVHVKDVALAHILVYENTSATGRHLCVEAVSHFSDFAAKVAECYPEYKVPRLSKDTQPGLLRCKDAAKKLIDLGIQFLPMEQIIKDSVESLRSKGYLP, from the exons ATGGAAGAGAGACAAGGCGAAGTAGTGTGTGTAACAGGTGGCAGCGGCTACATCGGTTCGTGGCTCGTTCAGAGCCTCCTCCTCCGTGGCTACACCGTCCACGCCACCGTCCAGAATCTCA AAGATGATAAAGAAACAAAGCACCTGGAATCGATCGCGGGAGCTGAATCTCGCCTCCGTCTTTTCCAGATGGATTTGCTTGATTATAGTTCCATTCTCGCCGCAGTTTCTGGCGCCTCCGGCGTGTTCCACGTCGCTTCCCCTTGTTTCTTCAATCCAGTCTCCGATCCTAAG TGTGAACTGTTGGATCCGGCGATCAGTGGCACCATTAATGTGCTAACGGCAGCCAAGGATACCGGCGTTCGACGGGTGGTTGTGACCTCGTCGACATCGTCGATTATGCCGAGCCCGAATTGGCCGGGTGATGTGGTTAAGAATGAAGATTGCTGGACAGATGAGGAGTACTGCAAGCAAAATGGG CTTTGGTATGCACTTTCTAAAACACTGGCTGAAAAGGCTGCTTGGAAATTTGCCGCGGAAAATGGTGTGGATATTGTAGTGGTGAATCCTGGAACAGTGATGGGTCCTATGATCCCTCCGGCGTTAAATGCAAGTATGGAGATGATTCTTCGCCTTCTTCAGG GCCATGAGGAAGCATACGAGAATTCCTACATGGGATCTGTGCATGTTAAAGATGTGGCTCTGGCACACATACTTGTGTATGAAAATACATCGGCTACCGGACGTCACTTATGCGTTGAAGCTGTATCTCATTTCAGTGACTTTGCTGCTAAGGTTGCAGAATGCTACCCTGAGTACAAGGTGCCTAG ATTATCGAAGGATACGCAGCCTGGACTGCTAAGGTGCAAGGATGCAGCCAAGAAGCTTATAGACTTAGGTATTCAATTTCTTCCCATGGAGCAAATTATCAAGGATTCTGTTGAGAGTTTGAGGAGCAAAGGATATCTTCCTTAA
- the LOC140971198 gene encoding uncharacterized protein isoform X5 — protein sequence MRLVQMNGYVERDGKKYLWLAKRSIVKPTFPRKLDEMVAGGQVSSIVFVFMHDQLEKQSLLKIVIISTSLRTTLVGNCIQWTMCIYMYILIHFCF from the exons ATGAG GTTAGTGCAGATGAATGGCTACGTCGAAAGAGATGGGAAGAAATATCTTTGGCTAGCGAAGAGAAGTATAGTTAAACCCACTTTTCCTAGGAAGCTAGATGAAATGGTTGCTGGAGGACAG GTTAGTAGCATTGTCTTTGTCTTTATGCATGACCAACTCGAAAAGCAATCTCTTCTGAAAATCGTAATTATATCCACATCTCTACGAACTACACTTGTTGGAAATTGTATTCAATGGACCATGTgcatttatatgtatattttaattcatttttgtttttga
- the LOC140971198 gene encoding nudix hydrolase 20, chloroplastic-like isoform X4 — MMRFQEKLREFFVPFVVEEQIVGYVHKKFAHHLRRFEDTFTFPENTSYGLHFGYHIALHTKLSTYKDRTIAVGDVIKCLGEELIPGIRNEVSADEWLRRKRWEEISLASEEKYS; from the exons ATGAT GAGATTTCAGGAGAAGCTACGTGAATTCTTCGTCCCTTTTGTTGTAGAGGAACAAATTGTCGGCTATGTTCACAAGAA ATTTGCTCACCATTTGAGGAGGTTCGAAGATACATTCACATTTCCAGAGAACACCTCTTATGGCCTCCATTTTGGATACCATATTGCATTACATACTAAGCTGAGCACATACAAGGACAGGACAATAGCTGTTGGCGACGTAATCAAGTGTCTGGGTGAAGAACTTATACCAGGAATTCGGAATGAG GTTAGTGCAGATGAATGGCTACGTCGAAAGAGATGGGAAGAAATATCTTTGGCTAGCGAAGAGAAGTATAGTTAA
- the LOC140971200 gene encoding E3 ubiquitin-protein ligase UPL7, producing MNEPPKTQVSLRGASAKEITRDALLEKVNQERELRNYTRRANAAALFVQRVWRRHYEIKMVALRLQQEWEIKMTNRASNLTRMQMSGQVLRPFLFFTSYLSVRCGKMGDRDRSCMIDCFRIVLESITLKDARQNFCSMATDSTEERKIWFHQSKKLISLCLFILSVFDFFNKGTQDVVLTSLAMRLAILLTDPKGWNCIVDDNRKDALTAVKSLVLFIGSKKSGLYDCIRKFICKLEAPLSSLEVYHRQTDDRFLIIASAVTLSLRPFHITNMDENDNGILECAVTQYCVSMMTIPWFPQRLPTILVPALRHESVLSPCFKIFLISREKIFEETSEITQSMLPLNSRKMPQISWALSNIVYLATACDINSPESGKFAAGLDYALYLHVVILLADNLLASLENFSLIIRQNEEIQPDKDTSAESDLLLGETTCGFSKLSYMDHFMPVCKQWHLKKLLDSERDACLYEINKMPSGNPDYSRKVELLDIAFYYSCMLRLFSTLNPVLKSLPLLNMLSFAPGFVLSLWEQLEKSLFPGKNQSASSKSVYANSKYGGNADIISERRQKKFIRDTGNKWVNVLHKITGKTLAENDHANTVNGQSNISQIEERPDEWDVELLRQGPGGISKDISCLLHLFCSSYSHLLLVLDDIEFYDKQVPFALEKQRRIASTVNTLVYNSLSRNISSQYRPLVDSAIRCLHLLYERDCRHRFCPPSLWLSPGKINRLPIAVAARTHEVLSAADGAPSSMMGSVVTTMPHVFPFEERVKMFREFISMDKVSRRLTGEVTGPGSRTIEIVIRRDHIFEDGLRQLNSLGSKLKSAIHVSFVSEAGLPEAGLDYGGLSKEFLTDVSKSAFSPEYGLFSQASTSDRLLIPNTTARYLDNGIQMIEFLGRIAGKALYEGILLDYCFSHVFVQKLLGRYSFLDELSTLDPELYKNLTYVKNYDGDVEELALDFTVTEESLGKRHIIELKPGGKDICVTNENKLQYVHAMADFKLNRQMLPFSNAFYRGLTDLISPSWLKLFNASEFNQLLSGGNHDIDVDDLRKNTKYTGGYSEGSRTVKIFWEAFAGFEPRERCMLLKFVTSCSRAPLLGFKHLQPAFTIHKVVCDVPLLATFGGQDVDRLPSASTCYNTLKLPTYKRLSTLRAKLLYAINSNTGFELS from the exons ATGAACGAACCTCCGAAAACCCAG GTGTCATTGCGTGGAGCAAGCGCGAAAGAAATTACGAGGGATGCATTACTGGAGAAGGTTAACCAAGAAAGGGAGCTTCGGAACTATACCAGAAGAGCCAACGCTGCTGCGTTGTTTGTTCAG AGGGTGTGGAGGCGGCATTATGAGATCAAAATGGTGGCATTGCGGCTGCAGCAGGAGTGGGAAATAAAGATGACTAATCGTGCGAGTAATCTAACTAGAATGCAGATGTCTGGCCAAGTTTTGAGACCTTTTCTCTTCTTTACTTCATATTTATCAGTTAGATGTGGGAAGATGGGAGACAGAGATAGAAGTTGTATGATAGATTGCTTCCGAATTGTTCTGGAAAGTATAACTTTGAAAG ATGCGCGTCAGAATTTCTGCTCAATGGCAACTGATAGCACCGAAGAGAGAAAGATATGGTTTCATCAATCAAAGAAGCTGATTTCCCTTTGCTTGTTTATTTTATCTGTGTTCGACTTCTTCAACAAAGGGACTCAAGATGTTGTCCTCACATCACTTGCTATGCGATTAGCAATTCTTTTAACTGATCCAAAAGGTTGGAACTGCATTGTTGATGATAACCGCAAGGATGCACTTACCGCAGTGAAAAGTCTAGTACTATTTATTGGAAGTAAAAAAAGTGGCTTGTACGATTGCATTAGGAAATTCATCTGTAAATTGGAAGCTCCTCTTTCTTCTCTAGAGGTGTATCATCGTCAGACAGATGATAGATTCTTGATAATTGCCAGTGCTGTAACTTTATCTTTACGACCATTCCACATAACAAACAtggatgaaaatgataatgGCATTTTGGAGTGTGCTGTCACAcagtattgtgtttcaatgatGACGATACCTTGGTTTCCTCAACGTTTACCTACAATACTTGTACCTGCTCTGAGACACGAGTCTGTATTATCACCTTGCTTCAAAATATTCCTG ATCTCAAGAGAGAAGATTTTTGAGGAAACTTCTGAGATCACTCAATCAATGTTACCCCTCAACTCCAGAAAGATGCCACAAATCAGTTGGGCTCTTTCAAACATTGTGTATCTTGCAACAGCATGTGACATAAACTCTCCAGAGTCAGGAAAATTTGCTGCAGGATTAGACTATGCTTTGTATCTCCATGTAGTTATTTTACTTGCAGATAACTTATTGGCTTCACTTGAAAACTTCAGCTTGATAATAAGGCAGAACGAAGAAATCCAACCTGATAAAGATACTTCGGCTGAATCTGATCTTCTCTTGGGTGAAACAACTTGCGGGTTCTCAAAGTTGTCATACATGGATCATTTTATGCCTGTTTGTAAGCAGTGGCATCTGAAGAAACTCCTAGATTCGGAAAGAGATGCTTGTCTATATGAGATCAATAAAATGCCATCGGGCAATCCTGACTATTCACGGAAAGTCGAATTGCTTGATATTGCTTTTTATTATTCGTGCATGCTACGACTATTTTCAACCTTAAATCCTGTTCTCAAATCTTTGCCGCTCCTCAACATGTTGTCATTTGCCCCTGGATTTGTTTTGAGTTTATGGGAACAACTAGAGAAATCTCTTTTTCCGGGAAAGAATCAATCTGCCTCTTCAAAATCAGTTTATGCAAATTCAAAGTATGGAGGGAATGCTGATATAATTTCTGAGAGAAGGCAGAAGAAATTTATTAGAGATACCGGCAATAAATGGGTCAATGTGTTGCATAAAATTACTGGAAAAACATTAGCAGAGAATGATCATGCAAATACTGTCAATGGCCAATCCAACATTAGTCAAATTGAGGAACGTCCTGATGAGTGGGACGTAGAGCTCCTAAGGCAGGGTCCTGGGGGCATATCAAAAGATATTTCATGTCTACTTCATCTTTTCTGCTCCAGCTATTCACATCTATTGTTGGTTCTTGATGATATAGAATTCTATGATAAACAG GTTCCTTTTGCACTGGAGAAGCAGCGAAGAATTGCGTCAACAGTGAATACACTTGTATATAATTCTTTGTCCCGTAATATCAGCAGTCAGTACCGACCTCTTGTGGATTCTGCTATTAGGTGTCTGCATTTATTATATGAAAGGGACTGTAGGCACAGATTCTGCCCTCCTTCATTGTGGCTCTCCCCTGGTAAAATTAACAGGCTGCCAATTGCTGTTGCAGCCAGGACTCATGAAGTTCTTTCAGCTGCAGATGGAGCTCCTTCCTCAATGATGGGTTCTGTTGTTACTACAATGCCACATGTTTTTCCATTCGAAGAGAG GGTGAAAATGTTCAGAGAATTCATTAGCATGGACAAAGTGTCCAGAAGACTGACTGGTGAGGTTACTGGACCTGGTTCACGAACAATTGAGATAGTAATTCGTAGGGATCATATTTTTGAAGATGGACTGCGACAATTAAATTCACTTGGTTCAAAGTTGAAGTCTGCCATCCATGTTTCATTTGTCAGTGAGGCTGGCCTTCCAGAGGCTGGCCTTGATTATGGTGGATTATCCAAGGAGTTCTTGACTGATGTATCGAAATCAGCCTTTTCACCAGA GTATGGGCTGTTCTCCCAGGCTTCAACTTCTGATAGACTTCTTATACCTAATACCACTGCAAGATATTTGGATAACGGGATCCAAATGATTGAATTTCTGGGACGTATTGCTGGGAAAGCATTGTACGAAGGAATACTACTTGATTATTGTTTTTCACATGTTTTTGTGCAAAAGCTGTTGGGCCGCTACAGCTTTCTGGATGAACTATCAACCCTTGATCCCGAGCTTTACAAAAACCTTACTTATGTTAAG AATTATGATGGTGATGTTGAGGAACTAGCTTTGGATTTTACAGTTACTGAAGAATCACTTGGAAAAAGACATATCATTGAACTGAAACCTGGTGGCAAGGACATCTGTGTGACAAATGAGAACAAATTGCAATATGTTCATGCAATGGCAGACTTTAAACTTAACAGACAG ATGCTTCCTTTTTCAAATGCATTTTATCGAGGGTTGACGGATTTGATTTCCCCATCATGGTTGAAGTTATTTAATGCCAGTGAATTTAATCAG TTACTTTCAGGTGGAAACCATGACATTGATGTTGATGATTTGAGAAAAAATACTAAATATACTGGAGGTTATAGCGAAGGAAGTCGAACGGTTAAAATATTTTGGGAG GCTTTTGCAGGGTTTGAGCCAAGAGAACGTTGTATGCTTCTGAAGTTTGTAACCAGCTGTTCTCGAGCTCCTTTGCTCGGGTTCAAGCACCTTCAGCCTGCATTTACTATTCATAAG gTGGTCTGTGATGTTCCTCTTTTGGCGACTTTTGGAGGCCAGGATGTGGATAGGCTTCCATCAGCTTCTACATGCTATAACACTCTCAAG CTCCCAACATACAAGCGGCTAAGCACTTTGAGAGCAAAGCTTCTTTACGCCATCAATTCAAATACAGGATTTGAACTTTCTTAG
- the LOC140971197 gene encoding B3 domain-containing protein REM17-like isoform X2 — protein MEGKRRSKPSFFKVLFSEDFTRQLRLPTAFVKKHGELLPENAVLRASSGKSWAVKLEHTEDEDCYFTQGWPKFVEDLGLRMGEFLLFWLAGKSIIHVSVYGISGCEREISNRKSEFETSDSAEEVEILSADCGLAKRSHLEAKNKRAKTSFLEEEAARNPGNVDHSSPLYFEIVLKKHHRSRVSLRVEFAKVSGLIGQKRVVLEYVPKQHFTSVELYRKPGFFRLDVAWSGFIKENGLIFGRTYSFEFNPRKNVIQVDEIEK, from the exons ATGGAAGGGAAGCGACGATCCAAGCCCTCATTTTTCAAAGTCTTGTTCAGTGAAGATTTCACTCGCCAACTG AGGTTGCCGACTGCTTTCGTGAAGAAACATGGTGAACTTTTACCTGAAAATGCGGTACTCAGAGCCAGTTCTGGGAAATCTTGGGCTGTGAAACTAGAGCATACAGAGGATGAGGATTGTTACTTTACGCAAGGCTGGCCGAAATTTGTTGAGGATTTGGGGCTTAGAATGGGGGAATTTCTGTTGTTCTGGTTAGCTGGGAAGTCCATAATTCATGTTTCGGTGTATGGAATCAGCGGCTGCGAGAGGGAAATTTCCAACCGTAAATCGGAGTTCGAGACCTCTGACTCTGCTGAAGAAGTTGAAATATTGAGCGCAGATTGCGGATTAGCCAAACGCAGCCACCTTG AAGCGAAGAACAAACGAGCAAAGACTAGCTTTTTGGAGGAAGAAGCAGCTAGGAATCCTGGTAATGTGGATCATTCGAGCCCACTCTACTTCGAGATTGTTTTGAAGAAGCATCACAGATCGAGAGTG TCTCTCCGTGTGGAATTTGCGAAAGTGTCTGGTTTGATCGGGCAAAAGAGAGTGGTGCTGGAGTATGTGCCAAAGCAGCATTTTACTTCTGTGGAACTGTACCGTAAACCGGGGTTTTTTAGGCTCGACGTGGCTTGGTCGGGttttataaaagaaaatggaCTGATCTTTGGAAGAACCTACTCTTTTGAATTCAATCCCAGAAAAAATGTGATTCAGGTTGATGAGATCGAGAAATAG
- the LOC140971203 gene encoding GDSL esterase/lipase At5g03820, which yields MGFLSYILCGFLVVSSLVRGDPLVPALCIFGDSVADAGNNNNLPTLIKANFLPYGRDFVTHTPTGRFCNGKLATDFTAEFLGFSSYPPAHLSQEAKGSNILNGVNFASAASGYYDNTAQLFHTVTLTQQLANYKEWQSNVVNLVGKDKGNATFSGGIHLLSAGSSDFIQNYYVNPILNQAYTTDQFSNILIKSYSSFIQNLYRLGARRIGVTSLPPTGCLPAAITLFGLGSNQCVERLNQDAVLFNNKLNATSQNLKTRLPGLKLVVFDIYNPLMDMIAKPTDSGFFDSRKACCGTGTIETSFLCNERSIGTCSNATQYLFWDGFHPSEAANQRLAQSLLQQGFDLIS from the exons ATGGGATTCTTGAGCTACATATTATGTGGTTTTCTTGTTGTGTCATCACTTGTTCGTGGCGATCCCCTTGTTCCCGCCCTCTGCATATTCGGGGATTCGGTGGCTGATGCGGGAAACAATAACAATTTGCCAACATTAATCAAGGCAAACTTCCTTCCTTATGGAAGAGATTTTGTTACTCACACACCTACAGGAAGGTTCTGCAATGGAAAACTGGCCACCGATTTTACAG CTGAATTTCTAGGATTCAGTTCATATCCACCAGCACATCTCAGTCAAGAAGCCAAAGGGAGCAACATCCTTAACGGTGTCAACTTCGCTTCAGCTGCTTCGGGTTATTACGACAACACAGCACAGTTATTT CACACTGTGACGTTGACACAGCAGCTAGCAAACTACAAAGAATGGCAGAGTAACGTGGTTAATTTGGTGGGAAAGGATAAAGGAAATGCTACATTCTCAGGAGGGATCCATCTGTTAAGTGCAGGGAGCAGTGATTTTATTCAGAATTATTATGTTAATCCAATTCTCAACCAAGCTTACACAACCGATCAGTTCTCAAACATACTCATAAAGTCCTACTCTAGTTTCATCCAG AACTTATACCGTTTGGGAGCAAGGAGAATAGGAGTTACATCTCTACCACCTACAGGATGCCTGCCAGCAGCAATTACCTTATTCGGTTTGGGAAGCAATCAGTGTGTCGAGAGGCTGAATCAAGATGCCGTTTTATTCAACAATAAGTTAAACGCCACATCTCAAAATTTGAAGACCAGGCTACCGGGATTGAAACTCGTGGTCTTCGATATTTACAACCCTCTGATGGATATGATTGCAAAGCCAACAGATAGTG GATTCTTTGACTCGAGGAAAGCTTGCTGTGGGACGGGCACAATTGAAACATCGTTCCTCTGCAATGAAAGGTCGATCGGGACATGTTCAAATGCCACACAATATTTATTCTGGGATGGATTCCACCCTTCAGAAGCTGCTAACCAAAGATTGGCCCAAAGTTTACTCCAACAAGGATTTGATCTGATCTCTTAG
- the LOC140971198 gene encoding uncharacterized protein isoform X1, giving the protein MHFRRFQEKLREFFVPFVVEEQIVGYVHKKLVQMNGYVERDGKKYLWLAKRSIVKPTFPRKLDEMVAGGQVSSIVFVFMHDQLEKQSLLKIVIISTSLRTTLVGNCIQWTMCIYMYILIHFCF; this is encoded by the exons ATGCATTTCAGGAGATTTCAGGAGAAGCTACGTGAATTCTTCGTCCCTTTTGTTGTAGAGGAACAAATTGTCGGCTATGTTCACAAGAA GTTAGTGCAGATGAATGGCTACGTCGAAAGAGATGGGAAGAAATATCTTTGGCTAGCGAAGAGAAGTATAGTTAAACCCACTTTTCCTAGGAAGCTAGATGAAATGGTTGCTGGAGGACAG GTTAGTAGCATTGTCTTTGTCTTTATGCATGACCAACTCGAAAAGCAATCTCTTCTGAAAATCGTAATTATATCCACATCTCTACGAACTACACTTGTTGGAAATTGTATTCAATGGACCATGTgcatttatatgtatattttaattcatttttgtttttga
- the LOC140971197 gene encoding B3 domain-containing protein REM17-like isoform X1 encodes MEGKRRSKPSFFKVLFSEDFTRQLRLPTAFVKKHGELLPENAVLRASSGKSWAVKLEHTEDEDCYFTQGWPKFVEDLGLRMGEFLLFWLAGKSIIHVSVYGISGCEREISNRKSEFETSDSAEEVEILSADCGLAKRSHLAEAKNKRAKTSFLEEEAARNPGNVDHSSPLYFEIVLKKHHRSRVSLRVEFAKVSGLIGQKRVVLEYVPKQHFTSVELYRKPGFFRLDVAWSGFIKENGLIFGRTYSFEFNPRKNVIQVDEIEK; translated from the exons ATGGAAGGGAAGCGACGATCCAAGCCCTCATTTTTCAAAGTCTTGTTCAGTGAAGATTTCACTCGCCAACTG AGGTTGCCGACTGCTTTCGTGAAGAAACATGGTGAACTTTTACCTGAAAATGCGGTACTCAGAGCCAGTTCTGGGAAATCTTGGGCTGTGAAACTAGAGCATACAGAGGATGAGGATTGTTACTTTACGCAAGGCTGGCCGAAATTTGTTGAGGATTTGGGGCTTAGAATGGGGGAATTTCTGTTGTTCTGGTTAGCTGGGAAGTCCATAATTCATGTTTCGGTGTATGGAATCAGCGGCTGCGAGAGGGAAATTTCCAACCGTAAATCGGAGTTCGAGACCTCTGACTCTGCTGAAGAAGTTGAAATATTGAGCGCAGATTGCGGATTAGCCAAACGCAGCCACCTTG CAGAAGCGAAGAACAAACGAGCAAAGACTAGCTTTTTGGAGGAAGAAGCAGCTAGGAATCCTGGTAATGTGGATCATTCGAGCCCACTCTACTTCGAGATTGTTTTGAAGAAGCATCACAGATCGAGAGTG TCTCTCCGTGTGGAATTTGCGAAAGTGTCTGGTTTGATCGGGCAAAAGAGAGTGGTGCTGGAGTATGTGCCAAAGCAGCATTTTACTTCTGTGGAACTGTACCGTAAACCGGGGTTTTTTAGGCTCGACGTGGCTTGGTCGGGttttataaaagaaaatggaCTGATCTTTGGAAGAACCTACTCTTTTGAATTCAATCCCAGAAAAAATGTGATTCAGGTTGATGAGATCGAGAAATAG
- the LOC140971198 gene encoding uncharacterized protein isoform X2, whose amino-acid sequence MMRFQEKLREFFVPFVVEEQIVGYVHKKLVQMNGYVERDGKKYLWLAKRSIVKPTFPRKLDEMVAGGQVSSIVFVFMHDQLEKQSLLKIVIISTSLRTTLVGNCIQWTMCIYMYILIHFCF is encoded by the exons ATGAT GAGATTTCAGGAGAAGCTACGTGAATTCTTCGTCCCTTTTGTTGTAGAGGAACAAATTGTCGGCTATGTTCACAAGAA GTTAGTGCAGATGAATGGCTACGTCGAAAGAGATGGGAAGAAATATCTTTGGCTAGCGAAGAGAAGTATAGTTAAACCCACTTTTCCTAGGAAGCTAGATGAAATGGTTGCTGGAGGACAG GTTAGTAGCATTGTCTTTGTCTTTATGCATGACCAACTCGAAAAGCAATCTCTTCTGAAAATCGTAATTATATCCACATCTCTACGAACTACACTTGTTGGAAATTGTATTCAATGGACCATGTgcatttatatgtatattttaattcatttttgtttttga
- the LOC140971198 gene encoding nudix hydrolase 20, chloroplastic-like isoform X3 yields MHFRRFQEKLREFFVPFVVEEQIVGYVHKKFAHHLRRFEDTFTFPENTSYGLHFGYHIALHTKLSTYKDRTIAVGDVIKCLGEELIPGIRNEVSADEWLRRKRWEEISLASEEKYS; encoded by the exons ATGCATTTCAGGAGATTTCAGGAGAAGCTACGTGAATTCTTCGTCCCTTTTGTTGTAGAGGAACAAATTGTCGGCTATGTTCACAAGAA ATTTGCTCACCATTTGAGGAGGTTCGAAGATACATTCACATTTCCAGAGAACACCTCTTATGGCCTCCATTTTGGATACCATATTGCATTACATACTAAGCTGAGCACATACAAGGACAGGACAATAGCTGTTGGCGACGTAATCAAGTGTCTGGGTGAAGAACTTATACCAGGAATTCGGAATGAG GTTAGTGCAGATGAATGGCTACGTCGAAAGAGATGGGAAGAAATATCTTTGGCTAGCGAAGAGAAGTATAGTTAA